The genomic segment ATGTCAGCAttattgacattttttaaaaatcttagcaATTCTGAGTCATATAAGCAGAAACTTCAAAGTATTTCCAATTTGAATTTCtctcatggctaaggatgttgaaaagtTTTAAATACTTTGCTTAACCATGAACATTCTCCTGTTGAGACACTCCATTTAGTTCCTTTCTGCATCTTTTATTTCGTTTTTGTTTCCTTGGTactttttgttcttcttcttctttgcatATTTTCAATACTACCCCTCTGTCTAATGTATAGCTAGTAAAGACGTTCACTCTAGTCTGTCTCTTCTTTCAAACAATGGTTCCTTTGAAGGacagaagtttttttatttagttttaggaGGTTCTATTAGAAAAGCTGTTGGTCGTCATAACTGCACTACTGGTGTGCTATTGAGATTGAGTCCAAAACTGAAACATAGCTCCTACTTTCTCCACTAACATTCAAGAACTCAAGTCTTAGGGTAAAGTCTTCGATTCACTTAGATTCACATAGTAGCAGAAGGGGGAAACTGGGTTAAATTGGTTTGTCAAAGTCTCCTAGAAATCCTTTTATATCTCCTAGGCTTAGTCGCTGCCTTATAGTAGTCCCTGAGGAGCAAGTTCTGCATAAACCTTAGCAGAAAGATCCATATTCAGTTAAATATCTGTAACTTAAGGTGTAAGAAATAGAATCCCAATGCTGAACAGAGGGGAATTCAGGGCTACCTTAAGCAGCTTGTCGGATGTACTggatttcaaatttatttaatcCTCCAACTACTGGCCATTTACCCTCTTAACCCCCTTCTAATAGTGCAAAACATAACACTTGTGAGCTACCTCAGCTTCTCCCTTACTAccccagtctttctctctctacctacGTTCACTGTTattcagcttttcttcttttctttttcttttcttttcctttcctttcctttcctttcctttcctttccttttatcctccaaccccccctctctttttctctatgtgtgtttgtCCCTTTTTACTAGAAGAGGAAAATCAAACGACAGGGTAGTAAGGAGTAAAAAACATGGGAtatgtttgaaaattttagaaatgatCATGGTGGTAATAGGGTTAGTCTTCAATAGGTTCCAGTCAAGCCCAATGTGATGCTACAAATTTGTGAACAAAAAGATAAGTTGCTTTTGCTACACTCcacctgaagaaaaaaatgttcctcAAAAAAAATCCAGTGACAAAACACACAATAAGTACATCACGAGGAAAAAGAACATGATGAAATGATCTTTAGTGTCCAACAATCACGGCACTTACGACACAGCAGTAGCTGATGGCCTTTTGCTCTAACAATGAAATTACAACAGCCATAAATATACCTTGAGGAAACTATTCATACGTAGCTGCTATTACAGAGAAACTTGCAAGTAGCACATTTTTAAAGGACAGaacacacacaggagagggaAGATCATGTTGGGTACCACACCTGTTGCTGAGAGTATATAAACCCAGCTCTCCACAGAGTGACATCCAAACTCAGAATCCTCTCAGTCACAACCAGCTGAGCTCATATCTCCTCTCAATATGGCCTACAGCTGCTGCTCTGGAAACTTCTCTACCTCCTGTAGGTGCAGCCTGCCCACTTCAGGTTCATCCTGTCCCTCTCCTTGGCCcagcaacctggtctacagtacCACCCGCTGCTCGTCCAGCACCTGCCAGCTGCACAGTGACTGTCAGGAGACCTGCACTGAACCCACCAGCTGCCAGAGGTCCTGCGTGGTGTCCAGACCCTGCCAGGTGGAATCCTCTCTGAACACCGGCTGTCAGGAGACCTGCATTGAGCCCACCAGCTGTCAGAGGTCCTGCGTGGTGTCCAGACCCTGCCAGGTGGAATCCTCTGTGAACACCAGCTGTCAGGAGACCTGCATTGAGCCCACCAGCTGCCAGAGGTCCTGCGTGGTCTCCAGGCCCTGCCAGACAGCCTGCTACTACCCGAGGAGCTCCACACCCTGCAGTCCCTGTGAGGGGACATATGCTGGGTCTCTGAGTTGTGGGTCCAGCAACTTCCATCCTTTAGAAACTAGAAGCTTCTTCTCAGGGGACTGTGGACCAAGGGGCTTCAGATCTCTGAATTATGAAATCCCTCTATTTCCTTTCTTGAATGATGTGTCCACATCCTGTTACCCAACTTACTTGCTTTTTAATACTTACCAGCCTTCATTTTGTGTTCCAACATGTGGGCCACGTCTCTCTGGAATCAGCTGTTAGCTCTGTACGTTCTACAGTATTGTGGTCAATGTCTCTATCCTATACCCATTTTTCATACTTATCACTTacatctctcctctctttcttctaatAGCAACTTATCACTTTCTGGTAGGACCTGGGATGGGTGTATAGCCACAGCTATGCTTTACCAACAGTAATGCTGATATAGAACgtgatgttttgttgttatccTACAGTATATGAAAGTAAAAACTTATTATAATAAACTTGTGCAACCTGACACCTCAGTATATTGctcacattattattattcttgCTGTTACtactaattatattttcttttacagattTGTCACActaaattatatattatgattGTGTGGTTAGATCTTAGGAACAAATAACTCTGTATTTTTTGTGACCCTTGTTTGGAGTAGTTAATTCTAGGAAGATTTCCATTTTTGTCTGCACACTAGGCACATTGACAGGGGAACTGTGTGAGATTTAGGAACTACATTTCTGCTGATTAATGAAACAAAGTAATTAAGCCAATGTCTATATAGAGAAAATAATTGCCTAAATCTagtatttaaatgtaaattatcaGCCAGGGTAACAGTGAGTCTAAAATAACTCTCA from the Arvicola amphibius chromosome 10, mArvAmp1.2, whole genome shotgun sequence genome contains:
- the LOC119825025 gene encoding keratin-associated protein 13-1-like; the protein is MAYSCCSGNFSTSCRCSLPTSGSSCPSPWPSNLVYSTTRCSSSTCQLHSDCQETCTEPTSCQRSCVVSRPCQVESSLNTGCQETCIEPTSCQRSCVVSRPCQVESSVNTSCQETCIEPTSCQRSCVVSRPCQTACYYPRSSTPCSPCEGTYAGSLSCGSSNFHPLETRSFFSGDCGPRGFRSLNYEIPLFPFLNDVSTSCYPTYLLFNTYQPSFCVPTCGPRLSGISC